A DNA window from Xiphias gladius isolate SHS-SW01 ecotype Sanya breed wild chromosome 3, ASM1685928v1, whole genome shotgun sequence contains the following coding sequences:
- the rnf216 gene encoding E3 ubiquitin-protein ligase RNF216 codes for MADGGSDDDVIHLASFNVHRSQGSRARQRELITISDDSDEEPVTLVPGSPVLVPDDADDDDISILEPLTPSRRHVIRPAAKWSGASQNLIQVVGHSSAISGVPTGDPSSAPSTSRDANANSSAVRPATRTQTPVPSSTSGHTQPQPGSSSYTLSQPKLNTKSQQQDGTSAHTNVELHAVSSVQTPSTSTNAKANAVSSRAPIQVLSQPQPSTSGLTQPQAGSSAHVPVETQASTSASATNYSCAHAVTASSSSTKTQEQASTSTHSQDNPQASTSYAQSQSHTRTQPQPGTSTQLQSSGTTTLQPHLIQVNEVKLVVLPQQPSIHASALISQPKLQLRTQNLRQPVPLNRMQGNLIQIEPQPLAQAPAQPPVQAIQPPQVLPVIPPAVLIAAAPERLGPPEAGHRIILGSQAPGEAVPNPPPQAGASGVGPPARSLMIGLPDVNSNPPVPPAPIASVPHNGGEARLIMAQNPERVNPAPGLVAVPPAPEDIPRIEDARPGPSVPRERPEQQPHIRTLITVVLDLFPDVQEAYVAELIQKNNVKDLNVICNLLLENTEYPRRETAAATAAPTSILLESGDSQTEVTEDLFDYAKLGTVGPEAVMQAADLLMADFRMLSCQDIKWALNALKGHYAITRKALCEALKKWQDSGDPSGKRRRSRASSERCYIDFHFEHGSVKFDKRMYFLENDRRYCRTYNNLEASVQKELSFYQQKAKEWAEHEDFLLALQVNEDEYKKDGQLIECGCCYGEFAFEKMTQCSDGHLFCKECLVKYAQEAVFGSGKSELSCMEGGCPCSYPVCELEKVLPENILCKYYERQAEEAVAATCADELVRCPFCNFPALLDKDMSLFSCPNPRCRKESCRKCHVQWKQHVGKTCEQVLERDEIRMRVLFEERMTAARVRKCVKCGTGLVKSEGCNRMSCRCGSFMCYLCREPITGYNHFCQHARSPGAPCRHCRKCSLWTDPTQDDERIIQEIQKEGEAELNKKCADNSGKRVGPPPEPITDTKRQRVGPPPENPPNANPPAPPHPQAVQAPLFVPPRARYPAAPPLGRMYHQVIVPRLPPAPYVPPLQHLPPLNNNNNNNNNNHHHHHHHHHHNPPVNPHHHNMDVMDLPMHYGPPHRYYRRF; via the exons GCTCCCGTGCCCGTCAGAGGGAGCTCATCACCATTTCTGACGACTCAGATGAGGAGCCTGTGACTCTGGTACCTGGCAGTCCTGTTTTAGTCCCAGATGATGCCGATGATGACGACATCAGCATACTGGAG CCACTAACTCCTTCACGCAGACATGTGATTCGCCCAGCAGCGAAATGGAGTGGGGCCTCTCAAAACCTAATTCAAGTTGTAGGGCACAGTAGTGCAATTTCTGGGGTTCCCACAGGGGACCCCAGCTCTGCCCCCTCTACCTCCAGAGATGCCAACGCCAACTCCTCCGCAGTAAGGCCGGCCACACGAACACAGACACCAGTGCCGTCTAGCACGTCtggacacacacagccacaaccTGGCTCTTCTTCATACACACTGTCTCAGCCAAAACTTAACACAAAATCACAGCAACAGGATGGTACGTCAGCACATACAAATGTGGAGCTCCATGCAGTTTCTTCTGTCCAAACCCCATCTACCTCCACAAATGCCAAGGCTAACGCTGTCTCATCCAGAGCACCTATACAAGTACTTAGTCAGCCTCAGCCCAGCACATCTGGACTCACACAGCCACAAGCTGGCTCTTCAGCACACGTACCGGTGGAGACCCAGGCGAGTACCTCTGCCAGTGCCACAAACTATTCTTGTGCGCATGCAGTAACTGCGTCAAGTTCTTCTACAAAGACTCAAGAACAGGCAAGTACAAGTACTCATTCACAAGACAATCCTCAGGCTAGTACTTCATATGCACAGTCACAGTCTCACACACGGACGCAGCCTCAGCCCGGTACATCAACACAGCTCCAGTCCAGTGGGACTACAACCCTACAGCCCCACCTCATCCAGGTGAACGAGGTGAAGCTAGTTGTTCTTCCACAGCAGCCGAGCATCCATGCCTCAGCTCTAATAAGCCAGCCCAAGCTGCAACTCAGGACGCAGAACCTGCGGCAGCCTGTGCCACTCAATCGAATGCAAGGCAATCTCATTCAGATTGAGCCACAACCCCTGGCTCAGGCCCCTGCCCAGCCTCCAGTCCAGGCAATACAACCCCCTCAGGTGTTACCGGTGATCCCTCCTGCAGTACTAATAGCTGCAGCCCCAGAGAGACTAGGACCTCCAGAGGCAGGTCACCGGATCATCCTGGGGAGCCAGGCGCCTGGGGAGGCTGTTCCCAATCCTCCACCACAAGCTGGTGCCTCCGGTGTGGGTCCACCAGCCCGCAGTCTCATGATAGGGTTGCCTGATGTGAACTCTAACCCTCCTGTTCCTCCAGCTCCCATAGCCTCAGTCCCTCACAACGGAGGAGAAGCTCGTCTTATAATGGCCCAAAACCCAGAAAGGGTCAATCCAGCCCCTGGTCTGGTTGCGGTCCCTCCTGCACCAGAGGACATTCCCCGAATAGAGGATGCAAGGCCTGGTCCCTCTGTGCCACGAGAGAGACCAGAGCAGCAACCCCACATCAGAACCCTCATCACTGTTGTT CTGGATCTATTCCCGGATGTCCAAGAAGCCTATGTAGCAGAACTGATCCAAAAGAATAATGTGAAAGACTTGAATGT TATATGTAACCTGCTGTTGGAGAACACAGAGTATCCAAGGAGGGAGActgcagcagccacagcagctccCACGAGCATCCTACTGGAGTCTGgagacagccagacagag GTGACCGAGGACCTGTTTGACTACGCCAAGCTGGGCACTGTGGGACCCGAGGCTGTGATGCAGGCTGCCGACTTACTCATGGCAGACTTCAGGATGCTCAGCTGTCAGGACATCAAATGGGCCCTCAATGCTTTGAAGGGACACTATGCAATCACACGCAAG GCCTTATGTGAAGCTCTGAAGAAGTGGCAAGATTCAGGCGACCCCTCAGGAAAGAGACGACGGAGCAGAGCCTCCTCTGAGCGCTGCTACATTGATTTCCATTTTGAACATG GTTCAGTGAAGTTTGACAAGAGGATGTATTTCTTGGAGAATGACCGTCGCTATTGCAGGACGTACAACAATCTGGAAGCTTCTGTGCAGAAGGAGCTGTCGTTCTATCAGCAAAAAGCCAAGGAATGGGCAGAG cATGAGGACTTCCTCCTGGCTTTGCAGGTCAATGAAGATGAATATAAGAAG GACGGCCAGCTGATTGAGTGTGGCTGCTGCTATGGGGAGTTTGCATTTGAGAAGATGACGCAGTGTTCAGACGGTCATCTATTCTGTAAGGAGTGCCTGGTCAAATATGCTCAGGAGGCAGTGTTTGGCTCCGGGAAG TCGGAGCTGAGCTGCATGGAGGGGGGCTGCCCCTGCTCCTACCCAGTGTGTGAGCTGGAGAAGGTCCTACCAGAGAACATACTGTGTAAATATTATGAGAGGCAGGCAGAGGAGGCGGTCGCTGCCACCTGTGCTGATGAACTAGTGCG GTGTCCATTTTGCAACTTCCCGGCCTTGTTGGACAAAGACATGTCTCTGTTTAGCTGTCCCAACCCTCGGTGCCGCAAG GAGAGCTGTAGAAAGTGCCATGTCCAGTGGAAGCAGCATGTGGGGAAGACATGTGAGCAGGTCCTAGAGAGGGATGAGATCCGCATGAGGGTGCTCTT TGAGGAGCGTATGACGGCAGCTCGGGTGAGGAAGTGTGTCAAGTGCGGGACGGGCCTGGTCAAGTCGGAGGGCTGCAACCGGATGTCATGCCGCTGCGGCAGCTTCATGTGCTATCTCTGCCGAGAGCCCATCACCGGCTACAACCACTTCTGCCAGCATGCCCGCTCTCCTGGCGCGCCCTGCCGCCACTGCCGCAAGTGTTCCCTCTGGACTGACCCCACG CAAGATGACGAGCGAATCATTCAGGAGATCCAGAAGGAAGGAGAGGCAGAGCTGAATAAGAAATGTGCAG ATAATTCAGGGAAGAGGGTTGGTCCTCCTCCGGAGCCTATCACCGACACCAAGAGGCAGCGTGTGGGTCCGCCGCCCGAAAACCCACCCAACGCGAACCCCCCAGCCCCGCCTCACCCCCAGGCAGTACAAGCTCCCCTGTTCGTCCCACCACGCGCCCGCTACCCTGCGGCTCCGCCCCTGGGCAGGATGTACCACCAGGTGATCGTGCCCCGGCTGCCCCCGGCACCTTATGTGCCCCCCCTGCAGCACCTGCCCCCCctgaacaataacaacaacaacaataacaacaaccaccaccaccaccaccaccatcaccaccacaacCCTCCTGTCAACCCTCATCACCACAACATGGATGTGATGGACCTGCCCATGCACTATGGCCCCCCGCACCGCTACTACAGACgcttctaa